A single window of Candidatus Kuenenbacteria bacterium DNA harbors:
- a CDS encoding response regulator, which produces MAKKVLIIEDEQTLVKALEQVLKEKGYDIEVAIDGEEGFKKIVSFEPDLVLLDLILPKLDGFSVLAKMKEAGLTGKIPVVVMTNLSDVGDKVLSLGADKCLIKSDLSVDEIQDVVHEKLQ; this is translated from the coding sequence ATGGCCAAAAAAGTATTAATAATTGAAGACGAGCAAACACTAGTCAAGGCATTGGAGCAGGTGCTGAAAGAGAAAGGTTATGATATTGAAGTCGCCATTGACGGCGAGGAAGGTTTTAAAAAAATCGTTTCTTTCGAGCCCGATTTAGTTCTCCTTGATCTTATTTTGCCAAAACTTGATGGCTTTTCTGTTCTTGCCAAGATGAAAGAAGCCGGCCTGACAGGCAAGATCCCTGTTGTTGTTATGACCAATCTTTCTGATGTCGGTGACAAAGTACTTTCTCTCGGGGCTGATAAATGCTTGATAAAATCTGACTTATCGGTTGATGAGATACAGGACGTAGTCCACGAAAAATTGCAATAA
- a CDS encoding response regulator transcription factor, with the protein MAKKILIIEDEVALADAMKVGLTDAGYEADTAYDGEDGMVKVKSLTPDLVLLDLMLPKKDGMTILKEMRADSATADIPVMILSQLSDTEKISEGVSLGVVGYLVKVDFSLAEVVEKVKKALGD; encoded by the coding sequence ATGGCAAAAAAAATTCTAATCATCGAGGATGAGGTGGCTTTGGCCGATGCTATGAAGGTTGGTCTTACGGATGCTGGTTATGAGGCCGATACCGCCTATGACGGCGAAGATGGCATGGTCAAGGTCAAAAGCCTTACTCCCGATCTTGTTTTGTTGGACCTGATGCTACCCAAAAAAGATGGCATGACTATTTTGAAAGAGATGCGCGCTGATTCTGCTACCGCCGACATCCCCGTCATGATCCTATCTCAGCTCTCTGACACAGAAAAGATTAGTGAGGGCGTTTCCCTTGGGGTGGTTGGTTATTTGGTAAAGGTTGACTTTAGCTTGGCCGAGGTGGTTGAAAAAGTAAAAAAAGCCCTAGGTGATTAA